Proteins from one Bacteriovorax sp. BAL6_X genomic window:
- the tyrS gene encoding tyrosine--tRNA ligase, whose product MNFFEELEARGIVNQFSHEELKEILNDKKISFYCGYDPTAKSLQLGNLFAVITMMRLQKQGHKPYVLVGGATGMIGDPSGKSDERNLQTEDQVQENLAGQKAQLQKLLKFEGENAAVMVNNIDWIGKFSFLEFLRDVGKKFRVGEMLSKDSVKSRISSDAGLSYTEFTYQVIQGYDFAHLNETYDVSLQIGGADQWGNMTAGMDLTRKMYQKPAFCMTIPLLTDSNGKKFGKSEGGAIYLDPTMTSPYKMYQFLLNSDDSSVIKYLKTLTFLTLEEIAEYEKLVETEPHLRAAQKRLAEEIVTLVHGKEGIDAALKATDFFFGKVIENTTDAELAGIFDDVPSVELEKSQLGEINYLDMLASTPLFKSKGEARKMVSQNGVAINNIKNANVEHIITTSDLASESCLILRKGKKNYCVVKFV is encoded by the coding sequence ATGAATTTTTTTGAAGAATTAGAAGCAAGAGGAATCGTTAATCAATTTTCACATGAAGAGTTAAAAGAAATCTTAAATGATAAGAAGATTTCTTTCTACTGTGGTTATGATCCGACAGCAAAATCTCTTCAATTAGGGAATCTTTTCGCTGTTATCACAATGATGCGTCTACAGAAACAAGGTCACAAGCCTTACGTTCTTGTTGGTGGTGCTACTGGAATGATTGGTGATCCAAGTGGTAAGAGTGATGAAAGAAACCTTCAAACTGAAGATCAGGTTCAAGAGAATCTGGCCGGTCAAAAAGCGCAGCTTCAAAAGCTTTTAAAATTTGAGGGTGAGAATGCTGCTGTTATGGTTAATAATATTGATTGGATTGGAAAGTTCTCTTTCCTTGAGTTTTTGAGAGATGTTGGAAAGAAGTTTCGCGTTGGTGAAATGCTTTCAAAAGACTCAGTTAAGTCACGTATTAGTTCAGATGCTGGTTTAAGCTATACAGAATTTACTTATCAAGTAATTCAAGGTTACGACTTTGCGCACTTAAATGAAACTTATGATGTAAGCCTGCAAATTGGTGGAGCTGACCAATGGGGGAATATGACTGCTGGGATGGATCTAACTCGTAAGATGTATCAGAAGCCAGCTTTTTGTATGACAATCCCTCTTCTAACTGACTCAAATGGAAAGAAGTTTGGTAAGTCTGAAGGTGGTGCGATTTATCTTGATCCTACAATGACGTCTCCTTATAAGATGTATCAATTTCTACTAAATTCTGATGACTCTTCAGTAATCAAATATCTTAAAACTTTGACTTTCTTAACTCTAGAAGAAATTGCTGAGTACGAAAAATTAGTAGAAACTGAACCTCACTTAAGAGCAGCGCAAAAGCGTCTTGCTGAAGAGATCGTAACTCTTGTTCATGGGAAAGAAGGTATTGATGCAGCTCTTAAAGCAACAGACTTCTTTTTTGGAAAGGTTATTGAAAATACAACTGATGCTGAACTTGCTGGTATTTTTGATGATGTTCCGTCGGTAGAACTTGAAAAATCACAATTAGGTGAGATTAATTACTTAGATATGTTAGCATCCACTCCTTTATTTAAATCTAAAGGAGAGGCAAGAAAAATGGTCTCTCAAAATGGTGTTGCTATTAATAACATTAAAAATGCAAATGTCGAACACATAATAACGACCTCGGATTTGGCGAGTGAATCTTGCTTAATTCTTAGAAAAGGGAAGAAGAATTATTGTGTAGTAAAATTCGTATAA
- the gltX gene encoding glutamate--tRNA ligase — MTVRVRFAPSPTGYLHIGGARTALYSYLFAKANGGKYILRIEDTDLERSKREYEEAQIADLKWMGIEHDEGPDKGGDFGPYRQSERLEIYKDIAWDFVKRGLAYPCFLTSEELEKLTEKATNENKDPHAYHGQYRDLDPTQAQKRVDAGDEYVIRFKNPGKTWEFTDLVKGHVKFPANMVGDFVILRANGMPVYNFCCVVDDAKMEMTHVFRAEEHLNNTCRQLMIYDAMGVTPPNFGHVSLLIGSDRQKLSKRHGATSVTQYKDQGYLPEALANYLCLLGWSHPDETDIFDVNELGEKFGYERFSKSSAMYDITKLNFFNEQWLRKLDDKDIAAGFDRFIPEASEYHKQDEAWKVKFAGLMKEKVQLFSNINEHLPIFFDASAEADDQYNEAIGWETTPQIKEYLKAQLADQATNVTEEQVGEWMNYLKKELKIKGKPLFMGTRVCLTGRAHGPDLKTVVALTPITIIKERLV; from the coding sequence ATGACTGTTCGTGTTCGTTTTGCACCTTCTCCAACTGGCTACCTACATATTGGTGGCGCTCGTACTGCTCTTTATAGCTACCTATTTGCTAAGGCAAATGGTGGAAAATATATTCTAAGAATCGAAGATACTGATCTTGAAAGATCAAAACGTGAATATGAAGAAGCCCAGATTGCAGACCTTAAGTGGATGGGGATTGAGCATGATGAAGGTCCAGATAAGGGTGGTGACTTTGGTCCATATCGTCAGTCTGAAAGACTTGAAATCTATAAAGATATTGCTTGGGACTTTGTTAAGCGTGGACTAGCTTACCCTTGTTTTCTAACAAGTGAAGAACTAGAAAAGCTAACTGAAAAAGCAACAAATGAAAATAAGGATCCACACGCATACCATGGCCAATACCGTGATCTTGATCCAACTCAAGCGCAAAAGAGAGTTGATGCAGGTGATGAGTATGTGATTCGTTTTAAGAATCCTGGAAAGACTTGGGAGTTTACGGACCTTGTCAAAGGACACGTTAAATTTCCAGCGAATATGGTAGGGGACTTCGTTATCTTAAGAGCTAATGGAATGCCTGTTTATAACTTCTGTTGTGTTGTTGATGACGCAAAGATGGAGATGACTCACGTTTTCCGTGCGGAAGAGCATTTAAACAACACATGTCGCCAGTTAATGATTTACGATGCAATGGGAGTAACTCCTCCAAACTTTGGACACGTTTCACTCCTAATTGGTTCAGACCGCCAAAAGCTTTCTAAGCGTCACGGAGCAACTTCAGTTACTCAGTACAAGGATCAAGGCTATTTACCAGAGGCCCTTGCAAATTATCTTTGTCTTCTTGGTTGGTCACATCCTGATGAGACAGATATTTTTGACGTAAACGAACTTGGTGAAAAATTTGGCTACGAGAGATTTTCAAAATCATCAGCAATGTACGATATTACAAAGCTTAACTTCTTTAATGAGCAATGGCTTAGAAAGTTAGATGATAAGGATATTGCCGCTGGCTTTGATCGCTTTATTCCAGAAGCAAGTGAGTATCACAAGCAAGATGAAGCTTGGAAAGTTAAATTTGCAGGCCTTATGAAAGAAAAGGTTCAACTCTTTAGCAATATCAATGAGCACCTGCCAATCTTCTTTGATGCATCTGCTGAAGCTGATGATCAGTACAATGAAGCTATTGGATGGGAGACAACTCCGCAGATTAAAGAATACTTAAAGGCTCAATTAGCTGATCAGGCAACGAATGTTACTGAAGAACAAGTTGGCGAGTGGATGAATTACCTAAAGAAAGAATTAAAAATTAAAGGGAAGCCACTTTTTATGGGGACTCGTGTTTGTCTAACTGGACGAGCTCACGGGCCAGATTTAAAAACTGTTGTGGCCCTTACGCCAATTACAATTATTAAAGAGAGACTAGTATAA
- a CDS encoding barstar family protein produces the protein MRREIELNSNGLDTLDDYLVECGRLFDFPSFYTNNIDELYEFIQTYTDKNLSLYWSNTKDAQNKLGQDYYRLKEVFDLISSQYSEFQFYVNE, from the coding sequence ATGCGCAGAGAGATTGAATTAAATTCCAATGGACTTGATACACTTGATGACTACTTAGTTGAGTGTGGTCGCTTATTTGATTTCCCAAGCTTTTATACGAATAATATCGATGAACTCTACGAATTCATTCAAACCTATACAGATAAAAACTTAAGTTTATACTGGTCAAATACTAAAGATGCGCAAAATAAATTAGGTCAAGATTATTACCGACTAAAAGAAGTATTTGATTTAATTAGTTCACAATATAGTGAATTTCAATTTTATGTTAATGAGTAA
- a CDS encoding triacylglycerol lipase yields the protein MRLLVLSLLFLLSFNTSATCGTSDSHEIHDVVFIHGIASNKGAFGYWAEYLNKYHPNECIKSHFFEYDTGNNKLNLDDFIQSFDSFIHDRFEKSHSKISIVAHSQGGLITLFWLRNMFQAQDPIHHRVKNIMTMATPYFGAIIANLGYSLGTFILPILGKKELKNMKIGSKKVVETMEYFKSYQFFEMITDKNYVTISATLAPSLFDIEGDFAVAPSSSNPNLVGEDKVSTHYNIDGVHLRFRLFGTPATTLVSKKCLISPSRCENSSLAIFEKEFLSNQKVKINYAKDINTFAVYLRTKERGPIWVHSKNIQRGMRFSFIHIRDDLYFYKGHLSDGDTSGELVITQGPKTSIIKISSGQTSYLTH from the coding sequence TTGAGATTATTAGTTCTATCTTTACTATTTCTCTTATCTTTTAATACTAGTGCTACTTGTGGCACTAGTGACTCTCATGAAATTCATGACGTGGTCTTTATTCACGGGATCGCTAGTAATAAAGGGGCCTTCGGTTACTGGGCCGAGTACCTCAATAAATATCATCCGAATGAGTGCATAAAGTCGCACTTTTTTGAATATGATACCGGTAATAATAAGTTAAATCTCGATGATTTTATTCAAAGTTTTGATTCTTTTATTCACGATCGATTTGAGAAGAGTCATTCTAAGATATCAATAGTCGCTCATTCTCAAGGTGGTCTGATAACGTTGTTTTGGCTTCGAAATATGTTTCAGGCCCAAGACCCCATCCATCATAGAGTAAAAAATATTATGACGATGGCCACACCATATTTCGGGGCAATCATAGCAAACCTTGGCTATTCCCTTGGTACATTTATTTTGCCGATTCTTGGAAAAAAGGAATTAAAGAATATGAAGATCGGCTCTAAGAAAGTCGTCGAAACCATGGAGTACTTTAAGAGTTATCAATTTTTTGAAATGATTACAGATAAGAATTATGTGACTATTTCTGCAACCTTGGCACCGAGTCTCTTTGATATTGAAGGTGATTTTGCTGTTGCTCCATCAAGCTCCAATCCCAACTTAGTAGGTGAGGATAAGGTTTCAACTCATTATAATATTGATGGTGTACATTTACGCTTTCGACTATTTGGGACTCCGGCCACAACTCTTGTTTCAAAAAAATGTCTTATTTCACCATCGCGTTGTGAAAATTCAAGTTTAGCAATTTTTGAAAAAGAATTTTTAAGTAATCAAAAAGTTAAAATAAATTATGCGAAAGATATAAATACGTTTGCAGTGTATTTAAGAACTAAGGAGAGGGGGCCTATTTGGGTTCATTCTAAAAATATTCAAAGAGGCATGCGTTTTAGCTTTATACATATTAGAGATGATCTCTACTTTTATAAGGGCCACTTGTCAGATGGTGACACTAGTGGCGAGCTCGTTATTACTCAAGGTCCAAAAACTTCAATAATTAAAATTAGCTCGGGGCAAACGAGTTACCTTACTCATTAA